A stretch of Physeter macrocephalus isolate SW-GA chromosome 1, ASM283717v5, whole genome shotgun sequence DNA encodes these proteins:
- the LOC114486653 gene encoding small integral membrane protein 29-like produces the protein MSNTTVPMSPQVNSDSMGGRVWEPFFLITLVGAVGAVVMYIQKKKQGDRLHHHLLPVCSYSPAEKLHEVEQEFLSGVGKVVHGWQSGYQLKQMLLLVSRHDLTPLP, from the coding sequence ATGAGTAACACCACAGTCCCAATGTCCCCCCAGGTCAACAGTGACTCCATGGGGGGCCGTGTGTGGGAGCCTTTCTTCCTCATCACCCTGGTTGGGGCAGTAGGGGCTGTGGTAATGTACATCCAGAAGAAAAAGCAGGGGGATCGGCTTCATCATCACCTGCTCCCCGTGTGCAGCTACAGCCCTGCTGAGAAGCTACACGAGGTTGAGCAGGAGTTCCTCTCTGGCGTGGGAAAGGTGGTACATGGCTGGCAGAGTGGCTACCAGCTCAAGCAAATGCTCTTGCTGGTGTCAAGACACGACCTGACCCCCTTACCCTGA